One Glutamicibacter mishrai genomic window carries:
- a CDS encoding cytidine deaminase, with protein MTTNTAPWSQLEAAAAAALSGAYAPYSKFRVGSAAQTSDGRLISGCNIENAAYGVTLCAECSMVGQLFATGGGTLEYFLCFGQLADGELELITPCGRCRQILFEHRGANLQIKTARGIVGIEDLLPDAFGPQNLNV; from the coding sequence ATGACTACCAACACCGCGCCGTGGTCGCAGCTTGAAGCTGCGGCCGCGGCCGCGCTGTCTGGGGCCTATGCACCCTACTCGAAATTCCGTGTAGGGTCCGCGGCACAGACCAGCGACGGCCGCCTGATTTCCGGCTGCAATATCGAAAACGCCGCCTATGGCGTCACCCTGTGCGCCGAATGCTCCATGGTCGGCCAGCTCTTCGCCACCGGCGGCGGAACCCTGGAGTACTTCCTGTGCTTCGGACAGCTCGCCGACGGGGAACTGGAGCTGATCACCCCTTGCGGACGATGCCGCCAGATCCTCTTCGAGCACCGCGGAGCCAACCTCCAGATCAAGACCGCCCGCGGCATCGTGGGCATCGAAGATCTGTTGCCCGACGCTTTCGGGCCACAAAACCTCAACGTGTAG
- a CDS encoding ABC transporter permease, with the protein MSESKTPVIPDSGKTGNDLFKQITQGPGLVSVLGVIVALVIGGLLIAITDEKVAQSAGYFFARPTDFLSELWRAATESYVALFNGAIYNSAQGFKPFLETLTVSTPLICAGLGVAVAFRAGLFNIGAQGQIIIGSVLAAYVGFAWHLPLGLHLLLVIVFGLIGGAIWGGLVGLLKAKTGAHEVILTIMFNYVAVYFIDFLMNTQAFRRPGETNPISPILDSTAVFPSIPGSRLHLGFVMAVLLVILVSWMFKRSTVGFEFRAVGHNPEAAKTAGINVARSTIIAMALAGALAGAAGVAQVAGTEKVLTSGIAGSLGFDAITVALLGRSTPWGTFFAGLLFGAFQAGAVNMQITTGTPIDIVSVVQSLIVLFIAAPPLVKAIFGMNRKKKRSSKLETTQAGAK; encoded by the coding sequence GTGAGCGAAAGCAAAACACCGGTCATTCCCGACTCCGGCAAAACGGGCAACGACCTGTTCAAACAAATCACCCAGGGACCGGGACTGGTTTCGGTTCTCGGCGTGATCGTCGCACTGGTGATCGGCGGCCTGCTGATCGCCATCACCGATGAGAAGGTCGCCCAGAGTGCCGGGTACTTCTTCGCCCGGCCCACCGACTTCCTCTCCGAGCTGTGGCGCGCTGCCACCGAAAGCTACGTGGCACTGTTCAACGGCGCCATCTACAACTCGGCCCAGGGCTTCAAGCCCTTCCTGGAAACTTTGACCGTTTCCACCCCGCTGATCTGCGCCGGCCTCGGCGTGGCCGTGGCTTTCCGCGCGGGCCTGTTCAACATCGGCGCCCAGGGCCAGATCATCATCGGCTCAGTCCTGGCCGCCTACGTGGGCTTCGCCTGGCACCTGCCACTGGGCCTGCACCTGCTGCTGGTCATCGTCTTCGGCCTGATCGGCGGCGCCATCTGGGGCGGCCTGGTCGGCCTGCTCAAGGCCAAGACCGGCGCCCACGAAGTGATCCTGACGATCATGTTCAACTATGTCGCCGTGTACTTCATCGACTTCCTGATGAACACCCAGGCATTCCGCCGTCCAGGCGAAACCAACCCGATTTCGCCAATCCTGGACTCCACCGCGGTCTTCCCCTCCATCCCCGGATCCCGCCTGCACCTGGGCTTCGTGATGGCCGTACTGCTGGTCATCCTGGTCTCCTGGATGTTCAAGCGCTCCACCGTGGGCTTCGAATTCCGTGCCGTGGGCCATAACCCCGAGGCAGCAAAGACGGCCGGCATCAACGTCGCCCGCAGCACCATCATCGCCATGGCTTTGGCCGGCGCTCTGGCCGGCGCCGCCGGTGTCGCCCAGGTGGCAGGCACCGAAAAGGTGCTCACCAGCGGCATCGCCGGTTCGCTGGGCTTCGACGCGATCACCGTGGCACTGCTGGGCCGCTCCACCCCGTGGGGCACCTTCTTTGCTGGCCTGCTCTTCGGCGCATTCCAGGCCGGCGCGGTGAACATGCAGATCACCACCGGCACCCCGATCGACATCGTTTCGGTCGTGCAGTCGCTGATCGTGCTGTTCATCGCCGCCCCACCTCTGGTCAAGGCGATCTTCGGCATGAACCGCAAGAAGAAGCGCAGCTCCAAGCTCGAAACTACCCAGGCAGGTGCCAAGTGA
- a CDS encoding amidohydrolase, with translation MNEYDNVASVSDFTEPLIDQLIDFRRELHRNPELSFAEHQTTQRILETLQSAGLSPQKMANTGAFVDIGQGPIRIAFRADIDALPVIEETDLEYCSLVEGVAHACGHDIHTTVMLGVALSLGKLDEAGLLNGRVRVIFQPAEEKLPGGALSVIEQGLLDEVPRVLALHCDPRIDAGHIGTRIGAITSASDTIRIEVNGRGGHTSRPHLTEDIVFAMSQIATQVPAVLGRKVDVRSAVSVVWGQIHAGSAPNAIPATGYLAGTMRCLDGDIWYEAGELLDNAVRQIAAPYGVEIKLQHTRGVPPVVNAPAETALIEDAARREFGADAIELTPQSMGGEDFAWMTQKVPGAMLRLGTRTPGGKTYDLHRGDYMPDESCIGIGVRIMTAAAMQAVREANAK, from the coding sequence GTGAATGAATATGACAATGTTGCCTCCGTCAGCGACTTCACCGAGCCGTTAATCGATCAGCTGATCGACTTCCGGCGCGAGCTGCACCGGAACCCGGAACTGTCCTTCGCGGAACACCAAACGACTCAACGCATCCTCGAAACGCTGCAGTCCGCTGGGCTCTCGCCGCAGAAGATGGCCAACACCGGCGCCTTTGTCGATATCGGACAGGGGCCGATCCGGATCGCCTTCCGCGCGGATATCGATGCCCTGCCGGTCATCGAGGAAACCGACCTGGAGTACTGCTCCCTGGTCGAGGGCGTGGCACACGCTTGCGGCCACGACATCCACACCACCGTGATGCTGGGCGTCGCCTTGTCCCTGGGCAAGCTCGATGAGGCGGGACTGCTCAATGGACGTGTCCGCGTCATCTTCCAGCCGGCCGAGGAAAAGCTGCCCGGCGGCGCGCTGTCGGTCATCGAACAGGGCTTGCTCGACGAGGTGCCGCGCGTGCTGGCGCTGCACTGCGACCCGCGGATCGATGCCGGCCATATCGGCACCCGCATCGGTGCGATCACCTCGGCCAGCGACACCATCCGCATCGAAGTCAACGGGCGTGGCGGGCACACCTCGCGTCCGCATCTGACCGAAGACATCGTTTTTGCCATGAGCCAGATCGCCACGCAGGTCCCCGCGGTGCTCGGCCGCAAGGTCGATGTGCGTTCGGCGGTATCCGTGGTGTGGGGCCAGATCCATGCAGGCAGCGCCCCGAACGCCATCCCTGCCACCGGCTACCTTGCCGGAACCATGCGCTGCCTCGACGGGGATATCTGGTACGAGGCAGGCGAGCTGCTGGATAACGCGGTGCGCCAGATCGCCGCTCCGTACGGCGTGGAAATCAAGCTGCAGCACACCCGAGGCGTGCCACCGGTGGTGAACGCCCCGGCAGAGACGGCGCTGATCGAGGATGCGGCACGTCGTGAGTTCGGCGCGGACGCGATCGAGCTGACTCCGCAGTCCATGGGCGGGGAGGACTTCGCATGGATGACCCAGAAGGTTCCCGGAGCCATGCTGCGCCTGGGCACCCGGACCCCGGGTGGCAAGACCTATGACCTGCACCGCGGGGATTACATGCCTGATGAATCCTGCATTGGCATCGGCGTGCGTATCATGACCGCGGCCGCCATGCAGGCCGTTCGCGAAGCAAATGCCAAATAG
- a CDS encoding GMC family oxidoreductase, whose protein sequence is MQEFDYIVIGGGSAGAAVAARLSEDPSVQVALVEAGPDDRNYDEVLQLDRWMELLESGLDWDYPIEEQKNGNSFMRHARAKVMGGCSSHNSCIAFWAPREDIDEWESKFGAAGWNSEMAYRLYKKLETNEDAGPDAPHHGDSGPVKLMNVPANDPCGVALLDACEQAGIPRAKFNNNQTVLNGANFFQINRRADGTRSSSSVSYIHPILERENFTLLTGLQARKLNFDADKRCTGVDVVDGAFGRTKTLTARREVVLSAGAIDSPKLLMLSGIGPAEHLESVGVKVLVDAPGVGEHLQDHPEGVIQWEAKQPMPETSTQWWEIGIFTPTQEGLDRPDLMMHYGSVPFDMHTLRQGYPTGENTFCLTPNVTHAKSRGTVRLRSCDFRDKPKVDPRYFTDAEGHDARVMIAGIRKAREIVAQSSLGEWAGEEQFPGQQTQSDEEIFDYIKRTHNTVYHPAGTVRMGAVDDEMSPLDPQLRVKGVSGLRVADASVMPELVTVNPNITVMMIGERCAELIREN, encoded by the coding sequence GTGCAGGAATTCGATTACATCGTCATCGGCGGCGGTTCTGCCGGAGCAGCGGTCGCAGCGCGGCTGAGTGAAGACCCATCGGTGCAGGTGGCCCTCGTGGAGGCCGGCCCTGACGACCGCAACTATGACGAAGTGCTCCAGCTGGACCGCTGGATGGAGCTGCTGGAATCGGGCCTCGACTGGGATTACCCGATCGAAGAGCAGAAGAACGGCAACTCGTTCATGCGCCACGCCCGCGCCAAGGTCATGGGCGGCTGCTCCAGCCATAACTCGTGCATCGCCTTCTGGGCCCCGCGCGAGGACATCGATGAGTGGGAGTCGAAGTTCGGCGCCGCCGGCTGGAACTCCGAGATGGCTTACCGGCTCTACAAGAAGCTGGAAACCAATGAGGATGCGGGTCCCGACGCCCCGCACCATGGGGACAGCGGTCCGGTGAAGCTGATGAACGTGCCGGCCAATGACCCGTGCGGCGTGGCCTTGCTGGATGCCTGCGAACAGGCGGGCATTCCGCGAGCCAAGTTCAACAACAACCAGACGGTGCTCAATGGGGCGAACTTCTTCCAGATCAACCGCCGTGCCGATGGCACCCGTTCCTCGTCCTCGGTCTCCTACATCCACCCGATCCTTGAGCGCGAGAACTTCACCCTGCTCACCGGCCTGCAGGCGCGAAAGCTGAACTTCGATGCGGACAAGCGCTGCACCGGTGTTGACGTGGTGGACGGCGCCTTCGGCCGGACCAAGACGCTCACCGCCAGGCGCGAGGTAGTTCTCAGCGCCGGAGCTATCGATTCGCCGAAGCTGTTGATGCTCTCGGGCATCGGGCCTGCCGAGCATCTGGAGTCGGTGGGCGTCAAGGTACTGGTCGACGCACCGGGCGTGGGCGAGCACCTGCAGGATCACCCCGAGGGTGTCATCCAGTGGGAGGCGAAGCAGCCGATGCCGGAGACCTCCACCCAGTGGTGGGAGATCGGCATCTTCACCCCGACCCAGGAGGGGCTGGACCGCCCGGATCTGATGATGCACTACGGTTCGGTGCCTTTTGACATGCACACCCTGCGCCAGGGCTACCCGACCGGCGAGAACACCTTCTGCCTGACACCGAACGTCACCCACGCGAAGTCGAGGGGCACCGTGCGGCTGCGCAGCTGCGATTTCCGCGACAAGCCAAAGGTCGACCCGCGGTACTTCACCGACGCCGAAGGGCATGATGCCCGGGTGATGATCGCCGGCATCCGCAAGGCTCGTGAGATCGTGGCGCAGTCTTCGCTGGGCGAGTGGGCCGGGGAAGAGCAGTTCCCGGGACAGCAGACGCAGAGCGATGAAGAGATCTTCGACTACATCAAGCGCACCCACAACACCGTGTACCACCCTGCCGGCACGGTGCGCATGGGGGCTGTGGATGACGAGATGAGCCCGCTGGATCCGCAGCTGCGGGTCAAGGGCGTGAGCGGATTGCGTGTCGCCGATGCTTCGGTGATGCCCGAGCTGGTCACGGTCAACCCGAATATCACCGTGATGATGATCGGCGAGCGTTGCGCTGAGCTGATCCGCGAAAACTAG
- a CDS encoding thymidine phosphorylase — MATEEFSAVEVIRAKRDGAELSNEMIDWTIDAYTRGAIAEEQMSALNMAIFFQGMNRSEISRWTAAMINSGERMDFSTLATASGKKLATTDKHSTGGVGDKITLPLAPLVASFGVAVPQLSGRGLGHTGGTLDKLEAIPGWRANLSNEELFAQLSSVGAVICAAGAGLAPADKKLYALRDVTATVEAIPLIASSIMSKKIAEGTGSLVLDVKVGSGAFMKDEAMARELAETMVNLGTDAGVNTVALLTNMETPLGLTAGNAIEVEESVEVLAGGGPEDVVELTVALAIEMLAGAGIRDVDVREALKNGQAMDSWRAMIAAQGGDPDAKLPVAKESHTVVAPAEGVLIKLDAMDIGLAAWTLGAGRARKEDSVQAGAGVRMHVKPGALVRGGEPIATLLTDTPEKMTRAIELVERAIMIGSESDRPDTRLILDRIAAS, encoded by the coding sequence ATGGCTACCGAAGAATTCAGTGCTGTGGAAGTTATTCGCGCCAAGCGAGACGGTGCCGAGCTGAGCAACGAGATGATCGACTGGACCATCGACGCCTATACCCGCGGGGCCATTGCCGAAGAGCAGATGTCCGCGCTGAATATGGCGATCTTCTTCCAGGGCATGAACCGCAGCGAAATCTCGCGGTGGACCGCCGCCATGATCAACTCCGGTGAGCGCATGGACTTCTCCACCCTGGCCACCGCCTCGGGCAAGAAGCTGGCAACCACCGACAAGCATTCCACCGGCGGCGTGGGGGATAAGATCACCTTGCCGCTGGCTCCGCTGGTGGCCAGCTTTGGCGTCGCCGTCCCGCAGCTTTCGGGCCGCGGGCTGGGCCACACCGGTGGCACCCTGGACAAGCTCGAAGCCATTCCGGGATGGCGTGCCAACCTGTCCAATGAAGAGCTATTCGCCCAGCTCTCCTCGGTAGGCGCAGTGATCTGCGCTGCCGGCGCTGGCTTGGCCCCGGCGGACAAGAAGCTCTATGCGCTGCGCGATGTCACCGCCACAGTGGAGGCCATCCCGCTGATCGCTTCCTCGATCATGAGCAAGAAGATCGCCGAGGGCACCGGCAGCCTGGTCCTTGACGTCAAGGTGGGCTCCGGAGCGTTCATGAAGGACGAAGCCATGGCTAGGGAACTGGCTGAGACCATGGTGAACCTCGGCACCGATGCAGGGGTCAACACCGTTGCCTTGTTGACCAATATGGAAACGCCGCTGGGTTTGACCGCTGGCAACGCCATTGAAGTCGAGGAGTCGGTGGAAGTCCTCGCCGGCGGCGGCCCGGAAGATGTTGTGGAGCTGACTGTCGCACTGGCTATCGAAATGCTGGCCGGTGCAGGCATCCGCGACGTCGACGTGCGCGAGGCACTGAAGAATGGTCAGGCGATGGACAGCTGGCGTGCAATGATCGCTGCCCAGGGCGGCGACCCGGACGCCAAGCTGCCGGTGGCCAAGGAATCCCACACCGTCGTAGCGCCAGCCGAGGGCGTGCTGATCAAGCTTGACGCCATGGACATCGGCTTGGCCGCGTGGACGCTGGGCGCGGGTCGAGCACGCAAGGAAGACAGCGTGCAGGCCGGCGCCGGAGTGCGCATGCACGTCAAGCCAGGGGCGCTGGTCCGCGGCGGCGAGCCGATCGCGACCCTGCTGACCGATACCCCGGAGAAGATGACCCGTGCCATCGAACTGGTCGAACGCGCGATCATGATCGGTTCCGAGAGCGATCGCCCGGATACGCGATTGATCCTGGACCGCATCGCGGCTTCCTAG
- a CDS encoding DedA family protein, with the protein MELVNEAITQAASAWWVLPLLFLFCLIDAIFPLVPSESFLVSLAAVGIHSGSPNLFLVGALGAAGALLGDQITYAIGRKIGAHGFKWMRGKRAQKVLHYAEKKLETSGALLIFTARYIPVGRVAVNLTAGATGFSHKRFTLFDTIGVLTWAIYSVSIGALAGNWMHDNKLLGIGISIVIAVVLGFIIDRIVSWALDRYHRRAELAKEHREKPERETVPPTTDEG; encoded by the coding sequence ATGGAACTAGTAAACGAGGCTATTACGCAGGCTGCCAGTGCATGGTGGGTCCTGCCTCTGTTGTTCCTGTTCTGCCTGATTGACGCAATCTTCCCTCTGGTCCCGAGCGAATCCTTCCTGGTATCCCTGGCCGCGGTAGGCATCCATTCCGGGTCGCCCAACCTCTTCCTTGTTGGTGCGCTCGGCGCCGCCGGCGCATTGCTGGGAGACCAGATCACCTACGCCATCGGCCGGAAAATCGGCGCCCACGGATTCAAATGGATGCGCGGCAAACGAGCGCAGAAGGTCCTGCACTACGCCGAGAAGAAGCTGGAAACTTCCGGCGCCTTGCTGATTTTCACCGCACGCTACATTCCCGTGGGCCGCGTGGCCGTGAACCTCACGGCTGGCGCCACCGGGTTCAGCCACAAGCGGTTCACCCTTTTTGACACCATCGGCGTGCTTACCTGGGCGATCTATTCGGTCAGCATCGGCGCCCTGGCCGGGAACTGGATGCACGACAATAAATTGCTGGGCATCGGCATCTCGATCGTGATCGCTGTGGTGCTCGGATTCATCATCGACCGCATCGTCAGCTGGGCGCTGGATCGCTACCACCGACGGGCTGAGCTGGCCAAGGAACACCGGGAAAAGCCAGAACGCGAGACGGTGCCGCCAACCACCGACGAGGGTTAA
- a CDS encoding ABC transporter ATP-binding protein — MKLELRGISKAFGSFYANKNIDLMVDDAQIHCLLGENGAGKSTLMNVLYGLYQPTEGEILLDGNPVEFSGPGDAMAAGIGMVHQHFMLVPVFTVAENIALGAETTKAGGVLDLQVTRKKIREISDRYGFDVDPDAVVEDLPVGVQQRVEIIKALVREAKILILDEPTAVLTPQETDELLEIMRQLKANGTSIVFISHKLREVRAVSDVITVIRRGEVIDSVSPESSTTELANLMVGRAVELNLNKAPATPGEAVLQVKDLTVVDQAGTTTLDSVNFEIHAGEILAVAGVQGNGQTELTEAILGTQPVTGGSVKLAGEELVGKSVKQVLRSGVGFVPEDRSVHGLVTEFSIEENLVLDLYDRAPFGKGISMNLDAIKKNATTQIKDFDVRTDNPLNPASSLSGGNQQKVVMARELSRDLKLFIASQPTRGVDVGSIEFLHRRIVAERDKGTPVMIVSTELDEVMELADRIAVLYKGKINGIVPGNTSREVLGLMMAGVSAEEAAEQAEFTKSDNEPVEATPAGERNEHQEGEGQ; from the coding sequence GTGAAACTCGAACTACGGGGAATCTCGAAAGCCTTCGGTTCTTTCTACGCCAATAAGAATATTGACCTGATGGTCGATGACGCCCAGATTCACTGTCTGCTCGGCGAAAACGGTGCTGGAAAATCCACGCTTATGAACGTGCTCTACGGTCTGTACCAACCGACCGAGGGCGAAATCCTGCTTGATGGAAACCCCGTCGAGTTCTCCGGACCAGGCGATGCCATGGCCGCCGGCATCGGCATGGTGCATCAGCACTTCATGCTGGTCCCGGTATTCACCGTGGCCGAGAACATCGCCCTCGGAGCCGAAACCACCAAGGCCGGCGGCGTGCTGGACCTGCAGGTCACCCGCAAGAAGATCCGCGAGATCTCCGACCGCTACGGATTCGACGTCGATCCTGACGCCGTGGTCGAGGACCTGCCGGTCGGCGTGCAGCAGCGCGTGGAAATCATCAAGGCCTTGGTGCGCGAGGCCAAGATCCTCATCCTCGATGAGCCCACCGCAGTGCTGACCCCGCAGGAAACCGACGAGCTGCTGGAGATCATGCGCCAGCTCAAGGCCAACGGCACCTCCATCGTCTTCATCTCGCACAAGCTGCGTGAAGTGCGCGCAGTCTCCGATGTCATCACGGTGATCCGCCGCGGCGAAGTCATCGACTCGGTTTCCCCGGAATCTTCCACCACCGAGCTGGCCAACCTGATGGTGGGCCGCGCTGTGGAACTGAACCTGAACAAGGCCCCGGCCACCCCGGGCGAGGCGGTCTTGCAGGTCAAGGACCTCACGGTCGTCGACCAGGCCGGCACCACCACGCTGGACTCGGTCAACTTCGAGATCCATGCCGGCGAGATCCTCGCCGTCGCAGGCGTGCAGGGCAACGGCCAGACCGAACTCACCGAAGCCATCTTGGGAACCCAGCCGGTCACCGGCGGCTCGGTCAAGCTGGCCGGCGAAGAACTGGTCGGCAAGTCCGTCAAGCAGGTGCTGCGCTCGGGCGTCGGATTCGTTCCCGAAGACCGCTCCGTGCACGGTTTGGTCACCGAATTCTCCATCGAGGAGAACCTGGTGCTCGACCTCTACGACCGCGCTCCGTTCGGCAAGGGCATTTCGATGAATCTGGATGCCATCAAGAAGAACGCGACGACGCAGATCAAGGACTTCGACGTTCGCACCGATAACCCGCTGAACCCGGCCTCCAGCCTTTCTGGCGGCAACCAGCAGAAGGTCGTCATGGCCCGCGAGCTGTCCCGCGATCTGAAGCTGTTCATCGCCTCCCAGCCCACCCGCGGCGTGGACGTGGGTTCCATCGAGTTCCTGCACCGCCGCATTGTCGCAGAACGGGACAAGGGCACCCCGGTGATGATCGTATCCACCGAGCTGGACGAAGTCATGGAACTGGCCGACCGCATCGCGGTGCTCTACAAGGGCAAGATCAACGGCATCGTCCCGGGCAATACCTCCCGCGAGGTCCTCGGTTTGATGATGGCCGGCGTCTCGGCCGAAGAAGCCGCAGAGCAAGCAGAATTTACCAAGTCAGATAACGAGCCCGTGGAAGCGACACCGGCTGGCGAGCGCAACGAACACCAGGAAGGAGAAGGCCAGTGA
- a CDS encoding ABC transporter permease: MTSSTLQPAISVLPSKKTSIILSVIAVIVFLCFGLMGNSESAHFQLNSAGDAFKLPELVFPGKASNIVIGLLLLGIAAYSWIQRKKGQSLATWMIAIAAILFVLSFLIWVVSGADITTISLASLLAGAVVLAVPLVFGSLSGVLCERAGVVNIAIEGQLLGGAFTAALVSSLTKNAFLGLIAAGIAGALVSLVLALFSIKYVVNQIIVGVVLNVLVSGITGFLFTTVMQEDPELFNSPVHLPVIEIPLLSAIPVLGPILFKQSVIGYLMYLAVFIVWFGLFKTKWGLRVRAVGEHPKAADTLGIKVNRTRFWNVTLGGIVAGIGGSFFTLVAIDSFTKEISGGRGFIALAAVIFGRWNPIGAFLAALLFGFADNLQVILTIIGTPVPSQFMAMMPYLVTIFAVAGLVGRSRGPAAAGEPYVKE, translated from the coding sequence GTGACCTCTTCCACCTTGCAACCAGCAATCAGCGTATTGCCGAGCAAAAAGACCTCGATCATCCTCTCGGTGATCGCAGTGATCGTCTTCTTGTGCTTCGGCTTGATGGGCAATAGCGAAAGCGCCCACTTCCAGCTCAACAGCGCCGGCGACGCGTTCAAGCTGCCGGAACTGGTGTTCCCAGGCAAAGCCAGCAACATCGTCATCGGCCTGCTGCTGCTGGGCATCGCCGCCTACTCCTGGATCCAGCGCAAGAAGGGCCAGTCCCTGGCCACCTGGATGATCGCCATCGCCGCCATCCTCTTTGTGCTCTCCTTCCTGATCTGGGTCGTCTCCGGCGCGGATATCACCACCATTTCGCTGGCCAGCCTGCTCGCTGGCGCCGTGGTGCTGGCCGTTCCGCTGGTCTTCGGTTCCCTCTCGGGCGTGCTGTGCGAACGAGCCGGCGTGGTCAACATCGCCATCGAAGGCCAGCTGCTCGGCGGCGCCTTCACCGCAGCACTTGTGTCCTCGCTGACCAAGAATGCCTTCCTGGGCCTGATCGCCGCAGGCATTGCCGGCGCGCTGGTCTCCCTGGTGCTGGCCTTGTTCTCCATCAAGTACGTGGTCAACCAGATCATCGTCGGCGTGGTGCTCAACGTGCTGGTTTCCGGCATCACCGGCTTCCTGTTCACCACCGTGATGCAGGAAGATCCGGAGCTGTTCAACTCGCCGGTGCACCTGCCGGTCATCGAGATTCCGCTGCTCTCGGCCATCCCGGTGCTCGGACCGATCCTGTTCAAGCAGTCGGTCATCGGGTACTTGATGTACCTGGCAGTGTTCATCGTCTGGTTCGGCCTGTTCAAGACCAAGTGGGGCCTGCGCGTTCGCGCCGTGGGCGAGCACCCGAAGGCCGCCGACACCCTGGGCATCAAGGTCAACCGCACCCGCTTCTGGAATGTCACCCTCGGTGGCATTGTGGCCGGCATCGGCGGTTCCTTCTTCACCCTGGTGGCCATCGACTCCTTCACCAAGGAAATCTCCGGCGGCCGCGGATTCATCGCCCTGGCCGCGGTGATTTTCGGACGCTGGAACCCGATCGGCGCCTTCCTGGCCGCGCTGCTCTTTGGCTTCGCCGATAACCTGCAGGTCATCCTGACCATCATCGGCACCCCGGTGCCAAGCCAGTTCATGGCCATGATGCCTTACCTCGTCACCATCTTCGCCGTGGCTGGACTGGTGGGACGCTCCCGCGGCCCGGCAGCCGCCGGCGAACCCTATGTGAAGGAATAA
- a CDS encoding BMP family lipoprotein, translating to MRFVSRKTGVAAAMLGISALALSACGAAPEESSSAGKYPDYVGCIVSDSGGFDDQSFNESSYRGLKNAEKDLGITIKEAESKSNADFATNLQGMMGASCNLTVTVGFLLADATADAAAKNPDSHFAIVDNQYEKNIDNVKPIIYDTAQAAFLAGYAAAAASETGTVATFGGIQIPTVTIFMDGFADGVAKFNEDKGENVKLLGWDKKKQNGTFSGDFEKQDKGKQITKNFISAGADVIMPVAGPVGKGAGAAVAEANKGGEKAKLIWVDSDGYLTAPDYKEYMLTSVVKTMDKAVEDVIKADAEGKFDPTPYVGTLENEGVALAPFHDFDSTIGEDTKKEIEALKAQIISGDLKVESAASPK from the coding sequence ATGCGCTTCGTATCGCGCAAGACCGGTGTGGCCGCGGCCATGCTCGGCATCTCGGCTTTGGCTTTGAGCGCCTGCGGCGCTGCACCGGAAGAGTCCAGCTCAGCTGGCAAGTACCCCGATTACGTTGGCTGCATCGTTTCCGACTCCGGTGGATTCGACGACCAGTCCTTCAATGAGTCTTCCTACCGCGGCCTGAAGAACGCCGAAAAGGATCTGGGCATCACCATCAAGGAAGCCGAGTCGAAGTCCAACGCCGACTTCGCCACCAACCTCCAGGGCATGATGGGCGCAAGCTGCAACCTGACCGTCACCGTGGGCTTCCTTCTGGCTGACGCTACCGCAGATGCCGCAGCGAAGAACCCGGATTCGCACTTCGCCATCGTCGATAACCAGTACGAAAAGAACATCGACAACGTCAAGCCGATCATTTACGACACGGCTCAGGCTGCCTTCCTCGCCGGCTACGCAGCAGCAGCTGCTTCCGAGACCGGCACCGTCGCAACCTTCGGCGGCATCCAGATTCCTACCGTCACCATCTTCATGGACGGCTTTGCAGATGGCGTTGCCAAGTTCAACGAAGACAAGGGCGAGAACGTCAAGCTCCTAGGCTGGGATAAGAAGAAGCAGAACGGCACCTTCTCCGGCGACTTCGAAAAGCAGGATAAGGGCAAGCAGATCACCAAGAACTTCATCTCTGCCGGCGCAGACGTGATCATGCCTGTTGCAGGCCCAGTGGGCAAGGGTGCTGGCGCTGCAGTGGCCGAAGCCAACAAGGGCGGCGAAAAGGCCAAGCTCATCTGGGTTGACTCCGATGGCTACCTGACCGCACCTGATTACAAGGAATACATGCTGACCTCGGTCGTGAAGACCATGGACAAGGCTGTTGAAGACGTGATCAAGGCTGACGCCGAAGGCAAGTTCGACCCCACCCCATATGTCGGCACCCTGGAAAATGAAGGCGTCGCACTGGCGCCATTCCACGATTTCGACTCGACCATCGGCGAGGACACCAAGAAGGAGATCGAAGCCCTGAAGGCACAGATCATCTCCGGTGACCTGAAGGTCGAATCGGCCGCCAGCCCAAAGTAG